GGTGGGCGTTCCTGCTCACCGGCATGCTGACCGTGTTCGTCTACGCCAAGTTGTGGCGGCGCGCCGGCGTGCTCACCGACCTCGAGTTCTACGAGCTGCGCTACTCGGGCAAGCCGGCCGCGTTCCTGCGCGGCTTCCGCGCGCTCTATCTCGGCGTGTTCTTCAACGTCGCCATCATGGCGACCGTCACGCTCGCGGCAATGAAGATCGCGGGCGTGCTGCTCGGCCTCTCGCCCGTCGCCACGATCCTGCTCGCGGGCGGCGTGACGGTCGTGTTCAGTATGGCGGGCGGGCTGACCGGCGTCCTGCTCACCGACTTCCTCCTCTTCCTCACGGCAATGGCCGGCTCCATCGCGGCGGCCGTCGTCGCGCTGCGGCACCCGGACGTCGGCGGGCTGTCGAACCTGCTCGCGCACCCCAACGTCGCCGCGAGCATCGACCTGCTCCCGGACTTCTCGGACCCCGCGGCCTACGTCCCCCTGCTCGTCGTGCCCCTCGCGGTGCAGTGGTGGAGCGTATGGTACCCCGGCTCCGAGCCGGGCGGCGGCGGCTACGTCGCACAACGGATGCTCTCGGCCCGCAACGAGCAGGAGGCCACGGCGGCGACGCTGCTCTTCAACGTCGCCCACTACGCGCTGCGGCCGTGGCCGTGGATCCTCGTCGCGCTCGCATCGCTCGTCGTGTTCCCGACCGTGGACTCGCTGCGCGAGGCGTTCCCGAACCTGCCCGAGAGCATCCTCGGCCACGACCTGGCCTACCCCGCGATGCTCACGTTCCTGCCCGCGGGTCTGCTCGGCCTCGTCGTCGCGTCGCTCGCCGCGGCGTACATGTCCACCATCTCGACGCACCTGAACTGGGGCGCGTCGTACGTGGTGAACGACTTCTGGAAGCGCTTCGTCGAGCCGGACGCGAGCGAGCGGCGCCTCGTCCTGGTCGGCCGCGTCTCGACCGTGCTGCTCATGGTGCTCGCCTCGCTGTTCGCGCTGTGGCTCCAGAACGCGCTCCAGGCGTTCCAGATCCTGCTCCAGATCGGCGCGGGCACCGGCCTGCTCTTCATCCTCCGCTGGTTCTGGTGGCGCATCAACGCGTTCAGCGAGCTGGCCGCGATGATCGTCTCGTTCCTCGTCGCGGTCTACCTCGAGCTGGTGCACCCCGCTCTCTTCCCCGCGGCGCCGCTCGGCCCGACGGTCAAGCTGCTGATGGGCGTGGGCATCACGACCGCCGCGTGGATCGCCGTCACGTTCGCCACGCGACCCACCGACGAGGAGACGCTGCGCCGGTTCTACGCGCTGGTGCGGCCGGGCGGGCCGGGCTGGGCGCCGGTGGTGCGCCGCGCCGCCGCGGAAGGGCGCCCGCTGGAGGCCGCCGGCGAGCGCTGGACCGTGCCGCAGGGCATCCTGGCCATGCTCGCGGGCTGCTTCGCGGTCTACTCGGCGCTGTTCGGCATCGGCTCCTGGCTCTACGGCCGCTACCTCGTCGCAGCCGCGCTCACCGCCGTCGCCATCGTAGCGTCCGTCTACCTGGTGCGGGTGTGGGGCGCGGTGAGCCGGGGCGTGCCCGAGCCCGTCGACCGAGAGGTGCCGGCGCAATGACGTCGCGCGTGTCCGCACCCGCGCGCGCTGTGGTCCTCGCCGCGGGTCGTGGCACGCGCATGCGGCGGCCCGCGCCCGCCGTGCCGCTCGACGACGCGCAGCGCCGCATGGCGGACCGCGGGCTCAAGCCGCTGGTCCCGTTCCACGGCCACGCGTACATCGACTTCGTCCTCAGCGCGCTGGCCGACGGTGGATGCCGCGAGGTTTGCATCGTGGTGCCGCGCGGCGACGACGCGATCCGCGCCCACTACGCGGCGATCGGCACACGGCGTATCCGCCTCTCGTTCGCTGCGCAGGACGAACCCCTCGGCTCCGCGCACGCGTTGCTCACCGCGGAGGCGTTCGTCGGGGACGACGAGTTCCTGGTCGTCAACGCGGACAACGTCTACCCGCCCGCCGCGGTCGCCGCGCTGCTCGATGCGCGCGGCAACGCGCTGGCCGGGTTCCGGCGCAGCACGCTCATCGCCGGCGGAATCCCGGCCGAGCGCATCGCGGCGTACG
The nucleotide sequence above comes from bacterium. Encoded proteins:
- a CDS encoding glucose-1-phosphate thymidylyltransferase, yielding MTSRVSAPARAVVLAAGRGTRMRRPAPAVPLDDAQRRMADRGLKPLVPFHGHAYIDFVLSALADGGCREVCIVVPRGDDAIRAHYAAIGTRRIRLSFAAQDEPLGSAHALLTAEAFVGDDEFLVVNADNVYPPAAVAALLDARGNALAGFRRSTLIAGGIPAERIAAYALVRADGEGFLAEIVEKPGPEELSRFGDDALVSMTLWRFTPAILDACRSIAPSARGEYELPDAVAYATRELGARFRVVPVEGGVLDLSCREDIPFVAERLRGVRVEL
- a CDS encoding Na+:solute symporter; amino-acid sequence: MNLVFADWAIIAAYFVAALAVGLAVSRRAGRSTASYFLSGRSMPWWLLGTSMVATTFSTDTPNLVTDIVRQNGVAGNWVWWAFLLTGMLTVFVYAKLWRRAGVLTDLEFYELRYSGKPAAFLRGFRALYLGVFFNVAIMATVTLAAMKIAGVLLGLSPVATILLAGGVTVVFSMAGGLTGVLLTDFLLFLTAMAGSIAAAVVALRHPDVGGLSNLLAHPNVAASIDLLPDFSDPAAYVPLLVVPLAVQWWSVWYPGSEPGGGGYVAQRMLSARNEQEATAATLLFNVAHYALRPWPWILVALASLVVFPTVDSLREAFPNLPESILGHDLAYPAMLTFLPAGLLGLVVASLAAAYMSTISTHLNWGASYVVNDFWKRFVEPDASERRLVLVGRVSTVLLMVLASLFALWLQNALQAFQILLQIGAGTGLLFILRWFWWRINAFSELAAMIVSFLVAVYLELVHPALFPAAPLGPTVKLLMGVGITTAAWIAVTFATRPTDEETLRRFYALVRPGGPGWAPVVRRAAAEGRPLEAAGERWTVPQGILAMLAGCFAVYSALFGIGSWLYGRYLVAAALTAVAIVASVYLVRVWGAVSRGVPEPVDREVPAQ